From a region of the Apibacter sp. B3706 genome:
- a CDS encoding MOSC domain-containing protein, translating to MKKPLISSLHAGKIQRLANTEYQSAINKKKVTDSQKVSKLGLINDEQSDKINHGGEEKAVHQYAFENYEYWKTSLPELPLLEKSGAFGENISSLGMTEETVMIGDIYKIGSCVLEVSQARQPCWKLNYHFQCSDMSLRVQESLKTGWYYRVLEEGSLKQGDTIELIDRPYPEYSLTYLLTILYKKENCLDKEILNKLLKIKSLALSWKKIFSNRLENGTIENWDKRLFK from the coding sequence ATGAAAAAACCTTTAATTAGCTCTTTACATGCGGGTAAAATACAACGCTTGGCTAACACAGAATATCAAAGCGCCATTAACAAAAAAAAAGTTACCGATTCGCAAAAAGTATCCAAATTGGGATTAATTAATGATGAACAGAGTGATAAGATCAATCATGGAGGAGAAGAAAAAGCGGTACATCAATATGCCTTTGAAAATTATGAATATTGGAAAACGTCTTTGCCTGAACTTCCTTTATTAGAGAAATCAGGAGCATTCGGCGAAAATATTTCCTCATTAGGAATGACGGAAGAAACGGTTATGATCGGAGATATTTATAAAATAGGCAGCTGCGTGTTAGAAGTAAGTCAAGCCAGACAACCGTGTTGGAAATTAAATTATCATTTTCAATGCAGTGATATGTCGCTTAGAGTACAAGAAAGTTTAAAAACAGGATGGTATTATCGTGTATTGGAAGAAGGAAGTTTGAAACAAGGAGATACTATTGAGCTAATAGATCGGCCATACCCCGAGTATAGTTTAACCTATTTATTAACTATTTTATATAAAAAAGAAAATTGTTTAGATAAGGAAATTTTAAACAAATTATTAAAGATAAAATCATTAGCACTAAGTTGGAAAAAAATATTTAGCAATCGTTTAGAAAATGGAACCATTGAAAATTGGGATAAACGATTGTTTAAATAG
- a CDS encoding molybdenum cofactor biosynthesis protein MoaE yields MKKIYPFLEGAIPAEFISESIQSHTHKKDIGGHSIFLGQVRADIVEGKEVEGIEFTAYQEMAVEKLSQLREEIFSKYDLLCMHVYHSLGLVKKGGICLFVFTSSKHRKPAMLASDELVERIKKELPIWGKEIFSDNSYQWKENKQ; encoded by the coding sequence ATGAAAAAAATATATCCATTTTTAGAGGGAGCTATACCCGCTGAATTTATTTCTGAAAGTATTCAAAGCCATACTCATAAAAAAGATATTGGAGGACATAGTATTTTTTTAGGACAAGTTAGAGCAGATATAGTTGAAGGAAAGGAAGTTGAAGGAATAGAATTTACCGCCTATCAAGAAATGGCCGTTGAAAAACTTTCACAACTACGGGAAGAAATATTTTCTAAATACGATTTGTTGTGCATGCATGTATATCATAGCCTCGGTTTGGTAAAAAAAGGCGGAATTTGTCTTTTTGTTTTTACATCATCTAAACATAGAAAACCTGCTATGCTGGCTAGTGACGAATTAGTTGAGAGAATAAAAAAAGAACTTCCCATTTGGGGTAAAGAAATATTTAGCGATAACAGCTACCAATGGAAAGAAAACAAACAATAA
- the moeB gene encoding HesA/MoeB/ThiF family protein yields MDFKRYNRQIILSGFGLEAQNKLCKSRVLVVGAGGLGCPVLQYLASAGVGQLGIVDYDTVELTNLHRQILFKEGDIGKFKSEAAKERLEEMNSTIKIISFKEKVTSKNVYKLINFYEIVVDCTDNFQVRYLLNDICTLKNIPLVYGAIYQYEGQVSVFNVEKDKMKTNYRDLFPDPPKPSEVPTCNETGVLGTLTGIIGTIQAQEVIKLITGIGEPLVHKLMIFNILYYSTRIINFAESEKNSTPKNEDEFKAVDYECSCGIFSSENEIENLSRLEEVLSNEKSILVDVRNENELPKISGFDYIQIPLSVIEENIPILEKFDTIVFVCKTGIRSSRAVEIAKELFPNKAVWHIRNGIDTIF; encoded by the coding sequence ATGGATTTTAAAAGATATAACAGACAAATAATTTTGTCCGGATTTGGTCTGGAAGCCCAGAATAAACTTTGTAAGTCTCGTGTATTGGTGGTGGGAGCAGGAGGATTGGGTTGCCCCGTGCTTCAATATTTAGCTTCAGCCGGAGTTGGACAATTGGGAATTGTTGATTATGATACTGTTGAATTAACCAATTTACATAGACAAATTTTATTCAAAGAAGGCGATATAGGAAAGTTTAAATCGGAAGCAGCAAAAGAAAGGTTGGAAGAAATGAACTCAACTATTAAAATTATCTCTTTCAAGGAAAAGGTTACTTCAAAAAACGTTTATAAACTTATAAATTTCTATGAAATCGTTGTAGATTGTACAGATAATTTTCAGGTACGGTACCTTCTTAATGATATTTGTACCTTAAAAAATATTCCCTTAGTATATGGAGCCATTTACCAATATGAAGGTCAAGTTTCTGTATTCAATGTGGAAAAAGATAAAATGAAAACCAATTACAGAGATTTGTTTCCTGATCCACCCAAACCTTCAGAAGTTCCAACCTGCAATGAGACAGGAGTTTTGGGCACTCTGACGGGTATAATTGGCACTATTCAAGCCCAAGAAGTTATAAAATTAATTACAGGTATCGGAGAACCTTTAGTACATAAATTAATGATATTTAACATCTTGTATTATAGTACTCGAATTATTAATTTTGCCGAGTCGGAAAAAAATTCAACTCCAAAAAATGAAGATGAATTTAAAGCAGTCGATTATGAATGTAGTTGTGGAATTTTTTCATCCGAAAATGAAATTGAAAATCTTTCCCGGTTGGAAGAAGTACTTTCCAATGAAAAATCGATACTGGTTGATGTAAGAAATGAAAATGAACTACCCAAAATTTCCGGTTTCGACTATATACAAATTCCGTTGTCTGTGATTGAAGAAAATATACCTATTCTTGAAAAATTTGACACAATTGTATTTGTTTGTAAAACGGGAATACGCAGCAGCCGAGCTGTCGAGATAGCCAAAGAATTGTTTCCCAATAAAGCTGTATGGCATATTCGAAACGGAATTGACACGATTTTTTAA
- a CDS encoding MoaD/ThiS family protein: MNIKIFGKLTDIFQNEKYQLNDKVNTVSELKEILETYFPELKSLNYLIIVNNQNTKETDPIPEGAEIALLPPYSGG, from the coding sequence ATGAATATTAAAATTTTCGGGAAATTAACCGATATTTTTCAGAATGAAAAATATCAACTAAATGATAAAGTTAATACTGTTTCAGAACTTAAAGAAATATTGGAAACTTATTTTCCTGAATTAAAATCTTTAAATTATTTGATTATTGTTAATAACCAAAATACAAAAGAAACAGACCCGATACCGGAAGGTGCAGAAATAGCTTTACTTCCGCCATATTCCGGAGGATAA
- a CDS encoding molybdenum cofactor guanylyltransferase, whose product MEAYILAGGKSTRMGEDKGLKKLNGIPIIQYSIEVLSQCFPSVKINTDKEEYKQFGLELVADKIKNKGPLGGIHAALDYSKKDVFVVSCDMPFITHEAINYLVNNLSTNLATIASYNGRIQPLFGIYTYDALQFIEDKLTDNQLKLTEFIIESESKVIDLTEIIEKDIFSNINTQEEFKKIEKNFKTI is encoded by the coding sequence ATGGAAGCTTATATCCTTGCAGGAGGAAAAAGTACTCGCATGGGAGAGGATAAAGGTTTAAAAAAACTAAACGGAATTCCTATAATACAATACAGCATTGAAGTTTTATCCCAATGTTTTCCATCGGTTAAAATTAATACGGATAAAGAAGAATATAAACAATTCGGTTTAGAATTGGTTGCAGATAAGATTAAAAATAAAGGACCATTGGGAGGAATTCATGCAGCATTAGATTACTCAAAGAAAGATGTATTTGTTGTAAGTTGTGATATGCCTTTTATTACCCACGAAGCAATTAATTATCTAGTTAACAACCTCAGTACTAATTTAGCCACCATAGCAAGTTATAACGGAAGAATTCAACCATTGTTTGGAATTTATACTTATGATGCACTACAATTTATTGAAGATAAACTAACTGATAACCAATTAAAATTGACGGAATTTATTATAGAATCCGAATCTAAAGTAATTGACCTAACTGAGATAATTGAAAAAGATATCTTTTCAAATATAAATACCCAAGAAGAATTTAAGAAAATTGAAAAAAATTTTAAAACAATATGA
- a CDS encoding winged helix-turn-helix domain-containing protein, with the protein MENLKIEGYIWLETTHGLKIGRGRAELLNSIEETGSIAAAAREIGIPYRKAWGMVREMNEYSNTPLVFKNLGGKNGGGAFLTKEGKKIVEEYKKINGQFNLFKTKTL; encoded by the coding sequence ATGGAGAATTTAAAAATAGAAGGATATATTTGGTTAGAAACTACCCACGGCTTAAAAATAGGCAGGGGACGGGCCGAACTATTGAACAGTATTGAGGAGACCGGTTCTATAGCCGCAGCGGCCAGAGAAATCGGCATACCTTATAGAAAAGCTTGGGGAATGGTAAGAGAAATGAACGAATATTCCAATACACCGCTGGTTTTTAAAAATCTGGGAGGTAAAAATGGGGGAGGTGCTTTCTTGACTAAAGAAGGGAAAAAAATTGTGGAAGAATATAAAAAAATAAACGGACAGTTTAATTTGTTTAAAACCAAAACTTTATAA
- a CDS encoding molybdopterin molybdotransferase MoeA, giving the protein MNEFITVSEARTLISNEIRIKCPIREKNLSDSLHSYIAKPIYAPIDVPNFTNSAMDGYAFCYQDWMDKNEITVKYIIQAGQTELPTLKRGEAARIFTGAMIPIGADIVVMQEKATVENNKLIVQKGEFQKGDNIRPLGSQTKKGELVAAENTLITPGVIGMLAGFGIEKVHVFSSPKIGIIVTGNELVTAGTPLKKGQIYESNSITLQSALKEMDISVEFIVKVSDDKEKTFREIQTRIAEVDVLLLTGGISVGDYDYVKESLERAEIHQLFYKIQQKPGKPLYFGKKDQHYVFALPGNPASVLTCFYQYVRPFLKGLKGENHIFNSYEDAQLLNDFNKKNKLTNFLKGHLKNGEVSITSSQESYKMNSFSSANCIVEISGEERMIRQGEKVTVWRI; this is encoded by the coding sequence ATGAATGAATTTATAACAGTATCTGAAGCGAGAACCCTTATTTCCAATGAAATACGTATTAAATGTCCCATTCGTGAGAAGAATTTGAGCGATTCTTTGCATTCGTATATAGCTAAACCGATATATGCACCCATAGACGTACCGAATTTTACCAATTCAGCGATGGACGGATACGCTTTTTGTTATCAAGATTGGATGGATAAAAATGAAATAACGGTTAAATACATCATACAAGCGGGACAAACTGAATTGCCAACTCTAAAGAGAGGAGAAGCAGCTCGAATATTTACCGGAGCAATGATTCCGATCGGCGCAGATATAGTAGTCATGCAAGAAAAAGCAACCGTTGAAAATAATAAATTAATAGTTCAAAAAGGAGAATTTCAAAAAGGAGATAACATACGCCCCCTAGGTTCTCAAACAAAAAAGGGTGAATTAGTGGCAGCAGAAAACACATTGATTACACCGGGTGTTATAGGTATGTTAGCAGGTTTTGGAATTGAAAAGGTACACGTTTTTTCTTCACCAAAAATTGGTATTATTGTTACAGGGAATGAATTAGTTACGGCAGGAACACCTTTAAAAAAAGGACAAATATATGAGAGTAACTCAATTACGCTGCAATCTGCTTTAAAAGAAATGGATATTTCAGTTGAATTTATAGTAAAAGTTTCTGATGATAAAGAAAAAACATTTCGTGAAATCCAAACAAGAATAGCTGAAGTTGATGTATTATTGCTTACAGGAGGTATTTCTGTAGGAGATTATGATTATGTAAAAGAAAGCTTAGAAAGAGCAGAGATACACCAACTTTTTTATAAAATTCAGCAAAAACCGGGTAAACCACTATATTTTGGTAAAAAAGATCAACATTATGTATTTGCCTTACCCGGTAATCCCGCATCCGTTTTAACGTGTTTTTATCAATATGTTCGTCCTTTCTTAAAAGGATTGAAAGGGGAAAATCATATTTTTAATTCCTATGAAGATGCCCAGTTGCTAAATGACTTTAACAAAAAAAATAAACTCACTAATTTTTTAAAAGGGCATTTAAAAAATGGAGAGGTAAGCATAACATCCTCTCAAGAATCCTATAAAATGAACTCATTCAGTAGCGCGAATTGTATAGTAGAAATATCGGGAGAGGAAAGAATGATCCGTCAAGGGGAAAAAGTTACAGTATGGAGAATTTAA
- the moaA gene encoding GTP 3',8-cyclase MoaA — MNKLVDSYNRIHNYLRISLTDSCNFRCIYCMPNEKMQCLPYGKLMSPDEIFSIAKTFTKYQINKIRLTGGEPLVRRDFEEIVKRLSTLPVELNLTTNGVLLHKYADLLKEIGLHTVNISIDSLQEEKFKFLTKRNAFSQVWNNILLFVNRGFQVKLNTVLMKNVNDDEIKDFISLTKNFPIQVRFIEFMPFNGNQWEKNKVITMDEMLDEIDSHFIYEKIQDHNHDTTKKFKVKGYEGTFAFITTMSQPFCQGCNRMRITADGKMKNCLFGKDEFDILGTLRKGEDIEPIIQSFLKNKHKKMGGQFENFVKLNPEYLKNRSMIKIGG, encoded by the coding sequence ATGAATAAACTAGTTGATAGTTATAATCGAATTCATAATTATTTGAGAATTTCTCTTACAGACAGTTGTAATTTTCGTTGCATTTATTGCATGCCCAATGAAAAAATGCAGTGTTTGCCTTACGGAAAATTAATGAGTCCGGATGAAATTTTCAGCATAGCTAAAACGTTTACTAAATATCAAATAAATAAAATACGTCTTACCGGAGGAGAACCTTTGGTAAGACGTGATTTTGAAGAAATAGTTAAAAGGTTGTCTACTTTACCGGTAGAATTGAATTTAACAACCAACGGGGTGCTTTTACATAAGTATGCGGATTTATTAAAAGAGATAGGATTGCATACAGTAAATATCAGCATTGACAGTTTACAAGAAGAAAAATTTAAATTCCTTACAAAGCGTAATGCATTCTCTCAAGTTTGGAATAATATTTTACTTTTCGTAAACCGAGGTTTTCAAGTTAAGCTCAACACAGTATTAATGAAAAATGTTAATGATGACGAAATAAAAGACTTCATCTCATTAACCAAAAATTTTCCTATACAAGTTCGTTTTATAGAATTTATGCCCTTTAATGGAAATCAATGGGAAAAAAATAAGGTAATTACTATGGACGAAATGTTGGATGAAATAGATTCTCATTTTATTTATGAGAAAATTCAGGATCACAACCACGATACAACCAAAAAATTCAAAGTTAAAGGTTATGAAGGAACTTTTGCCTTTATAACAACCATGAGTCAACCTTTTTGTCAAGGATGTAATAGAATGAGAATTACCGCTGACGGAAAGATGAAAAATTGTCTCTTTGGTAAAGATGAATTTGATATTTTAGGAACCTTACGAAAAGGTGAAGACATAGAACCAATCATACAATCCTTTCTAAAAAACAAACATAAAAAGATGGGAGGTCAATTTGAAAATTTTGTAAAATTAAATCCCGAATATCTTAAAAACAGGAGTATGATTAAAATTGGCGGTTAA
- a CDS encoding DUF6755 family protein — MNNFKEVQNSANSNKINTLMSAIIVILILILTLQVWMMYGALNNALDDNQAFAWATFGGSVFLFFSAVFLLRYLPEPPKNLKKDPNNKYE, encoded by the coding sequence ATGAATAATTTCAAAGAAGTTCAAAATTCAGCAAATTCTAATAAAATTAATACATTAATGTCTGCAATTATTGTTATATTAATATTAATTTTAACCTTGCAGGTATGGATGATGTATGGAGCATTGAACAATGCGTTAGATGACAACCAGGCGTTTGCATGGGCAACATTTGGAGGTTCGGTTTTTCTTTTCTTCTCGGCTGTCTTTTTACTAAGATATTTACCGGAACCACCTAAAAATCTAAAAAAAGATCCGAATAATAAATATGAATAA
- a CDS encoding Rieske (2Fe-2S) protein, which translates to MSKKDKEKPIWKTDFPIKQDEATHVSRREFAKFLCLLSGGLAIGNGAIAAKSLLFPKKRLDEEYFVCNSTEVPIGKMKAFVINENHKVPYILIHLGEDKWRCFEQKCTHLSCAVLYDHDQNKIVCPCHKGFFNPETGEVLQGPPPRPLPQLSVVIRDGKVYVTDKDKA; encoded by the coding sequence ATGTCAAAAAAAGATAAAGAGAAACCCATTTGGAAAACAGATTTTCCTATAAAGCAGGATGAAGCAACGCATGTTTCAAGAAGAGAATTTGCAAAGTTTTTATGCCTACTATCCGGTGGATTAGCTATAGGAAACGGTGCAATAGCTGCTAAATCTTTATTATTTCCTAAAAAAAGGCTGGATGAAGAATATTTTGTTTGTAATTCAACAGAAGTTCCTATTGGAAAGATGAAAGCCTTTGTAATTAATGAAAACCATAAAGTACCCTATATACTTATACATTTAGGTGAAGATAAATGGAGATGTTTTGAACAAAAATGTACTCATTTATCTTGTGCGGTATTATATGATCACGATCAAAATAAAATCGTTTGTCCTTGTCATAAAGGGTTTTTTAATCCTGAAACAGGAGAAGTACTGCAAGGTCCGCCGCCAAGACCCTTACCACAACTGTCTGTTGTAATAAGAGATGGAAAAGTATACGTAACAGATAAAGATAAAGCCTAA
- a CDS encoding 4Fe-4S dicluster domain-containing protein: MVSTEYNKNVGFFVDMQRCIGCHACEMACAECETNGQDSMINIHYVDRKHTIQTTVQVCMHCDDPVCANVCPADAITKDTFGVVHSANTSRCIGCSNCVMACPFGVPKKMEEAELMMKCNMCYDRTSAGLKPMCATVCPSGALFYGTLEEIEAKRPNSTPVNKFIFGKQEVVTKVNIMMPKGSTELKVH, translated from the coding sequence ATGGTAAGTACAGAATATAATAAAAATGTAGGCTTTTTCGTGGACATGCAAAGGTGTATTGGATGTCATGCATGTGAAATGGCGTGTGCTGAATGTGAAACTAACGGACAGGACAGTATGATCAATATCCATTATGTTGATCGTAAACATACCATACAAACCACTGTACAGGTTTGTATGCACTGCGATGACCCCGTTTGTGCTAATGTTTGTCCGGCTGATGCCATAACTAAAGATACTTTCGGTGTAGTACATTCAGCAAATACTTCTCGTTGTATCGGATGTTCTAACTGCGTAATGGCTTGTCCATTCGGAGTACCTAAAAAAATGGAAGAAGCAGAACTAATGATGAAATGTAATATGTGTTACGACCGTACCAGTGCAGGACTAAAACCTATGTGCGCAACGGTTTGTCCTAGTGGAGCACTATTCTATGGAACTTTAGAAGAAATAGAAGCAAAACGTCCGAACAGTACACCGGTGAATAAGTTTATTTTTGGTAAACAAGAAGTAGTTACCAAAGTAAATATTATGATGCCAAAAGGAAGTACCGAGTTAAAAGTTCACTAA